One window from the genome of Rhodopirellula halodulae encodes:
- a CDS encoding GYF domain-containing protein, translating into MSVWFVQRGDEQLGPLKPAELLALVRDGSVVAETKIRKDDSNWFTASEVGGLFEAARRPTIEHYCPNCNVRVNQPPTHCPECGKDLERTKTRIIENSIAQTKRPSDSQSSGPSNSAKRWLQKKIRRDKK; encoded by the coding sequence ATGTCCGTTTGGTTTGTTCAGAGAGGCGATGAACAACTCGGCCCCCTGAAGCCCGCTGAATTGCTGGCTTTGGTGCGCGACGGTTCCGTGGTTGCGGAAACCAAGATCCGCAAGGACGACTCCAATTGGTTCACCGCATCCGAGGTGGGTGGATTGTTTGAAGCGGCTCGCCGCCCAACGATTGAACACTACTGCCCCAACTGCAACGTTCGCGTCAACCAACCGCCCACCCATTGCCCCGAGTGCGGCAAAGACCTCGAGCGAACCAAGACTCGCATCATCGAGAACAGCATCGCACAAACCAAACGTCCCTCCGATTCGCAGAGCAGTGGCCCCAGCAATTCCGCGAAACGGTGGCTGCAGAAGAAGATTCGACGCGATAAGAAATGA
- a CDS encoding PH domain-containing protein, producing the protein MTDTGKPTDDPTTPDSATEPTAADPLAPAASSTPPTSPADDRTPRQRFEEAAASKRSLDDHEPEETLWEGGYSPKAMVGSWIGLTLISIGLLVAAGFIEQLTFGIALIVIAVLWILVGLSYAAKRLGVHYELTSQRFIHKTGILTRRTDRIEVIDIDDVSYQQGPIQRIFQVGTISITSSDRSDPELELIGINKVGEVAGLIDDIRRSERRRRSLHIESI; encoded by the coding sequence ATGACTGACACGGGCAAACCAACGGACGATCCAACCACTCCCGATTCGGCAACGGAACCAACGGCTGCGGATCCATTGGCACCGGCCGCGTCGTCGACTCCACCGACATCACCCGCTGATGACCGAACACCGCGGCAACGTTTCGAAGAGGCCGCGGCCAGCAAGCGTTCTCTGGATGACCACGAACCGGAAGAAACGCTTTGGGAAGGCGGCTACAGCCCCAAAGCGATGGTCGGTTCATGGATAGGTTTGACATTGATCAGCATCGGTTTGTTGGTTGCCGCGGGTTTCATTGAACAGCTCACGTTTGGAATCGCACTGATCGTGATCGCAGTTCTTTGGATCCTGGTCGGACTCAGCTACGCAGCCAAACGCTTGGGCGTGCACTATGAACTGACCAGCCAACGTTTCATTCACAAAACCGGCATCCTGACACGCCGCACCGACCGGATCGAAGTCATCGACATTGACGACGTCAGCTATCAGCAAGGCCCCATCCAACGGATCTTTCAAGTCGGTACGATTTCGATCACCAGCTCGGATCGCAGCGACCCAGAATTGGAACTGATCGGAATCAACAAGGTCGGCGAAGTGGCTGGATTGATCGATGACATTCGGCGTTCCGAGCGACGACGACGCAGTCTCCACATTGAGTCCATTTGA
- the nrdR gene encoding transcriptional regulator NrdR has translation MRCPFCHSDNDKVLDSRTAEAGYVVRRKRLCQTCQRRFTTLEQIDALNVRVVKSDETREPFDREKIKRGIERACSKREVTSDEIERTVQKIEEAIYAEFDMEIPTAKIGEVVLRKLAALDEVAYIRFASVYREFDDAKDFLQIVSNLQRDAQSEGS, from the coding sequence ATGCGTTGCCCGTTTTGCCATTCCGATAACGACAAAGTCCTGGATTCACGGACGGCGGAGGCTGGGTACGTGGTTCGGCGGAAGCGGCTCTGCCAAACCTGCCAGCGGCGTTTCACAACGCTGGAACAAATTGATGCCTTGAACGTGCGAGTGGTCAAGAGCGACGAAACTCGCGAACCGTTTGACCGCGAAAAAATCAAGCGTGGGATCGAGCGAGCGTGTTCGAAACGGGAAGTGACCAGCGACGAAATCGAACGCACGGTCCAAAAAATTGAAGAAGCCATTTACGCCGAATTTGACATGGAAATTCCAACGGCAAAGATCGGCGAAGTGGTGTTGCGAAAACTGGCCGCCTTGGATGAAGTCGCCTACATCCGTTTTGCCAGCGTGTATCGAGAATTTGATGACGCGAAAGACTTTTTGCAAATCGTTTCGAATCTTCAACGTGACGCTCAATCGGAAGGTTCTTGA
- a CDS encoding FtsX-like permease family protein, whose protein sequence is MSRRTPLAWKNLIGNPARLCIAAAGVGFAAVLMFTQNGFRNALLDSPVQLIEVIDCELVAISPARYMLPVDERFPRSLLRRVKADDAVADVQALLVERTMARVRVAGSPARPIRVISVPDETLPAASERAAEDSSTKTKRTWLNIPGLDENRVQLRRPGTALVDRKTRSEYGFDFESFGFQPSGAPAEQSIELSQQSIELVGAFTLGTDFANEGSLLIAESSFPTYFPRRGMGKPLQVVDLGLIRLHEGHSPGEVAKRLTQMAEGQWQVMTREQIRDREQTFWSEQTPVGMIFLIGTLMGFAVGIIICYQILFTNLQDAMSEYATLKAMGYPNRYFVGLVIRQSVYLSVLGFIPAVLIVLGLFRVLESLTGLPMALTLPRAASVLALTTLMCLISGLLALRKLVRADPASLF, encoded by the coding sequence ATGAGTCGTCGTACACCGCTGGCGTGGAAGAACTTGATTGGCAACCCGGCGCGGCTGTGCATCGCAGCGGCGGGAGTCGGATTCGCGGCGGTGTTGATGTTCACTCAAAACGGATTTCGAAACGCTTTGTTGGACAGTCCGGTTCAGCTCATCGAAGTGATCGATTGCGAGTTGGTTGCGATCAGTCCCGCACGTTACATGTTGCCGGTGGATGAGCGGTTCCCGCGGTCTTTGTTGCGTCGCGTGAAAGCGGACGATGCCGTCGCCGATGTGCAAGCGTTGTTGGTCGAACGCACGATGGCTCGTGTGCGAGTCGCGGGAAGTCCCGCGCGGCCCATTCGTGTGATTTCGGTACCCGACGAAACGCTGCCTGCGGCATCCGAGAGGGCCGCCGAGGATTCTTCGACAAAGACCAAACGCACTTGGTTGAACATTCCGGGACTGGACGAGAATCGGGTTCAACTTCGACGACCCGGGACGGCGCTGGTCGATCGCAAGACACGCTCGGAGTACGGTTTCGATTTCGAGTCTTTCGGCTTCCAGCCATCCGGCGCTCCCGCCGAGCAAAGCATTGAGTTGTCGCAACAGTCGATCGAGTTGGTGGGAGCGTTCACACTGGGAACGGATTTTGCCAACGAAGGATCGCTCTTGATCGCCGAGTCATCGTTCCCTACGTACTTCCCTCGACGTGGCATGGGGAAACCGTTGCAGGTCGTCGACCTGGGGCTGATTCGTCTGCACGAAGGGCATTCGCCAGGAGAGGTTGCCAAACGCTTGACGCAAATGGCCGAAGGGCAATGGCAAGTGATGACCCGAGAACAAATTCGCGATCGTGAGCAAACATTCTGGAGCGAACAAACGCCCGTTGGGATGATCTTCCTGATCGGGACACTGATGGGGTTCGCGGTGGGAATCATCATTTGCTACCAAATTCTCTTCACCAATTTGCAAGACGCGATGTCGGAGTATGCGACGTTGAAGGCGATGGGGTATCCCAACCGGTACTTCGTTGGGTTGGTGATTCGGCAATCGGTGTATTTGTCGGTTCTCGGTTTCATTCCCGCGGTTTTGATCGTGCTGGGACTGTTCCGGGTTTTGGAGTCGCTGACGGGATTGCCGATGGCACTCACGCTGCCCCGAGCCGCTTCGGTGTTGGCCCTGACAACGTTGATGTGTCTGATCAGCGGTTTGTTGGCTCTGAGGAAATTGGTCCGAGCGGATCCCGCCAGCCTGTTCTGA